In Tessaracoccus flavus, the following are encoded in one genomic region:
- a CDS encoding type II toxin-antitoxin system VapC family toxin, giving the protein MIALDAPLLVYAHRADSPHHERALATLTTLAAEPVPFAVPWACVNEFLSTVTHPHGYVPPTSPDTALAAVQSLLSLPHVRTLTETADHLRLLSTLIAPGVIGPKMHEARVAAICLGHGITELWTVDRDYSYFPALRTHNPLA; this is encoded by the coding sequence GTGATCGCGCTCGACGCACCGTTGCTGGTCTACGCCCACCGGGCTGACAGCCCCCATCACGAGAGGGCGCTGGCGACGCTCACCACCCTGGCGGCAGAACCGGTTCCGTTCGCCGTCCCCTGGGCCTGCGTCAACGAGTTCCTCAGCACTGTGACCCACCCCCATGGCTACGTGCCGCCGACGAGTCCAGACACTGCGCTGGCCGCGGTACAGAGCCTCCTGTCGCTGCCCCACGTGAGGACGCTGACGGAAACAGCCGACCACCTGAGGTTGCTGAGCACCCTCATCGCCCCGGGTGTGATCGGCCCGAAGATGCACGAGGCCCGGGTGGCGGCGATCTGCCTCGGCCATGGCATCACGGAGTTGTGGACCGTGGATCGCGACTACTCGTACTTCCCGGCGCTGCGCACCCACAACCCGCTGGCCTGA
- the rpsL gene encoding 30S ribosomal protein S12: MPTIQQLVRKGRTDKVSKNKTPALKGSPQRRGVCTRVYTTTPKKPNSALRKVARVRLSSGIEVTAYIPGVGHNLQEHSMVLVRGGRVKDLPGVRYKIIRGSLDTQGVKGRKQARSRYGAKKEK, translated from the coding sequence GTGCCAACTATTCAGCAGCTGGTCCGCAAGGGCCGTACCGACAAGGTCTCGAAGAACAAGACCCCGGCGCTCAAGGGTTCCCCCCAGCGCCGTGGGGTGTGCACCCGCGTGTACACGACCACCCCGAAGAAGCCGAACTCCGCGCTCCGCAAGGTCGCGCGTGTGCGCCTCAGCTCCGGCATTGAGGTGACCGCCTACATTCCGGGCGTGGGCCACAACCTCCAGGAGCACTCGATGGTGCTCGTCCGTGGCGGTCGTGTGAAGGACCTCCCCGGTGTGCGCTACAAGATCATCCGCGGCTCGCTCGACACCCAGGGTGTCAAGGGCCGCAAGCAGGCTCGCAGCCGCTACGGCGCCAAGAAGGAGAAGTAA
- the fusA gene encoding elongation factor G, translated as MAHIDAGKTTTTERILFYTGKNHKIGETLDGAATMDWMEQEQERGITITSAATTCFWKDHLINIIDTPGHVDFTVEVERSLRVLDGAVAVFDGVAGVEPQSMTVWRQATKYGVPRICYINKLDRTGASFDHVVKTIRERLNTDPVLLQLPIGSEGGFLGVVDLVEMRALTWRGETKMGEDYDVEEIPADLKDAAEAAHQTLIERVADVDDEIMEMYLEGEEPSVQQIKEAIRKGVITNTFTAVVCGTSFKNKGVQPLLDAVVNYLPTPLDVPAIDGFKPGDEEVKLERHPSDDEPLSVLAFKVAADPHLGRLTFVRVYSGVLHSGSQVLNATKGRKERIGKIYQMHANKREEIDQIGAGMICAVMGLKDTTTGETLCDPQNPIVLESMEFPNPVIEQAIEPRTKSDQEKLSNAIQRLAEEDPTFRVHTDEETGQTIIAGMGELHLDVLIDRMKREFKVEANIGKPQVAYRETLRRKVEKVEYTHKKQTGGSGQFARVIIDLEPTEPGSGYEFVNAVTGGRIPREYIPAVDAGVKDAMQFGVLAGYPVENIKVTLTDGAYHDVDSSELAFKLAGSMAFKEAARKADPAILEPMMAVEVTTPEDYLGTVIGDLNSRRGHVQSMDEQHGNRVVRALVPLSEMFGYVGDLRSKTSGQASYSMEFDSYAETPKNISEEIVAKARGVE; from the coding sequence ATGGCCCACATCGATGCCGGCAAGACCACCACGACCGAGCGCATCCTCTTCTACACCGGTAAGAACCACAAGATCGGTGAGACGCTCGATGGCGCCGCGACGATGGACTGGATGGAGCAGGAGCAGGAGCGCGGCATCACGATCACGTCCGCTGCCACGACCTGTTTCTGGAAAGACCACCTCATCAACATCATCGACACGCCTGGCCACGTGGACTTCACCGTCGAGGTGGAGCGCTCGCTGCGCGTCCTCGATGGCGCCGTCGCCGTGTTCGACGGCGTGGCCGGTGTGGAGCCTCAGTCGATGACCGTGTGGCGTCAGGCCACCAAGTACGGCGTGCCCCGCATCTGCTACATCAACAAGCTGGACCGCACCGGTGCGTCGTTCGACCATGTGGTCAAGACCATCCGCGAGCGCCTCAACACCGATCCCGTGCTGCTGCAGCTGCCGATCGGGTCTGAGGGCGGCTTCCTCGGGGTCGTCGACCTCGTCGAGATGCGCGCCCTGACGTGGCGCGGCGAGACGAAGATGGGTGAGGATTACGACGTCGAGGAGATCCCCGCCGATCTCAAGGACGCCGCTGAGGCTGCCCACCAGACGTTGATCGAGCGCGTTGCCGACGTGGACGACGAGATCATGGAGATGTACCTCGAGGGCGAAGAGCCGTCGGTGCAGCAGATCAAGGAAGCCATCCGCAAGGGCGTTATCACGAACACGTTCACGGCGGTCGTCTGCGGCACCTCGTTCAAGAACAAGGGCGTGCAGCCCCTGCTCGACGCCGTGGTCAACTACCTGCCGACCCCGCTCGACGTGCCCGCCATCGACGGCTTCAAGCCGGGCGATGAAGAGGTCAAGCTCGAGCGTCACCCTTCCGACGACGAGCCGCTGTCCGTGCTGGCGTTCAAGGTGGCGGCCGACCCGCACCTCGGCCGTCTGACGTTCGTGCGCGTCTACTCCGGCGTGCTGCACTCGGGTTCCCAGGTGCTCAACGCCACCAAGGGCCGCAAGGAGCGGATCGGCAAGATCTACCAGATGCACGCCAACAAGCGTGAGGAGATCGACCAGATCGGCGCCGGCATGATCTGCGCGGTGATGGGCCTCAAGGACACCACCACGGGCGAGACCCTCTGCGACCCGCAGAACCCGATCGTTCTGGAGTCGATGGAGTTCCCCAACCCGGTCATCGAGCAGGCCATCGAGCCCCGCACGAAGTCCGACCAGGAGAAGCTGTCCAACGCCATCCAGCGTCTCGCCGAGGAGGACCCGACCTTCCGCGTCCACACCGACGAAGAGACCGGCCAGACGATCATCGCCGGCATGGGTGAGCTCCACCTCGACGTCCTGATCGACCGCATGAAGCGCGAGTTCAAGGTCGAGGCGAACATCGGCAAGCCTCAGGTGGCCTACCGTGAGACCCTCCGCCGCAAGGTGGAGAAGGTCGAGTACACGCACAAGAAGCAGACCGGTGGTTCCGGCCAGTTCGCCCGCGTGATCATCGACCTCGAGCCCACCGAGCCCGGCTCCGGCTACGAGTTCGTCAACGCCGTCACCGGCGGCCGCATTCCGCGCGAGTACATCCCAGCGGTCGATGCGGGCGTCAAGGACGCGATGCAGTTCGGCGTTCTCGCCGGCTACCCGGTGGAGAACATCAAGGTGACGCTGACCGACGGCGCCTACCACGACGTCGACTCGTCCGAGCTCGCGTTCAAGCTGGCCGGCTCGATGGCGTTCAAGGAGGCGGCCCGCAAGGCGGATCCCGCCATCCTCGAGCCGATGATGGCCGTCGAGGTGACCACCCCCGAGGATTACCTCGGCACCGTCATCGGCGACCTCAACTCGCGGCGCGGCCACGTCCAGTCGATGGACGAGCAGCACGGCAACCGTGTCGTCCGCGCTCTGGTGCCGCTGTCGGAGATGTTCGGCTACGTCGGAGACCTCCGCTCGAAGACCTCGGGCCAGGCCTCCTACTCGATGGAGTTCGACTCCTACGCCGAGACTCCGAAGAACATCTCCGAGGAGATCGTTGCGAAGGCTCGCGGCGTCGAGTGA
- the pflA gene encoding pyruvate formate-lyase-activating protein: protein MSIDVREGVTGEYRPGRSAAVERPRGRGFGDLPALLELGRSDELAGVRDGSAAWLHSWELVTSVDGPGTRLTIFLNGCPLRCQYCHNPDTMRTRQGQLVSLEEIVAKLHRYRRVFRATRGGLTISGGEPMMQPAFVQRLLRAAKELGIHTAMDTSGNLGGRVNSEIMDDLDLVLLDVKSGDPATYRRVTGADLAPTLEFGDRLSRAGVETWVRFVLVPGLTDDEANVRLAARHVAAWGSVSRVEVLPFHQMGRDKWANLGLTYELEGTQPPTPELLERVRAQFRSEGLTVY, encoded by the coding sequence GTGAGCATCGACGTTCGCGAAGGGGTCACGGGGGAATACCGGCCCGGCAGGTCCGCTGCCGTGGAGCGCCCCCGCGGCCGGGGTTTCGGCGATCTGCCCGCGCTGCTCGAGTTGGGGCGCAGCGACGAACTGGCGGGTGTCCGTGACGGATCGGCCGCGTGGCTCCACTCGTGGGAGCTGGTCACCTCCGTGGACGGGCCGGGCACGCGGCTCACGATCTTCCTCAACGGGTGTCCGCTGCGCTGCCAGTACTGCCACAACCCGGACACCATGCGCACCCGGCAGGGGCAGCTGGTCTCGCTCGAGGAGATCGTCGCGAAGCTTCACCGCTACCGCCGCGTCTTCCGCGCCACGCGAGGCGGCCTGACGATTTCGGGCGGCGAGCCGATGATGCAGCCGGCCTTCGTCCAGAGGCTGCTGCGCGCGGCGAAGGAACTGGGCATCCACACCGCGATGGACACCTCGGGCAATCTTGGCGGGAGGGTCAACTCCGAGATCATGGACGACCTGGACCTCGTCCTGCTCGACGTCAAGTCCGGTGACCCCGCGACATACCGGAGAGTAACCGGTGCCGACCTGGCGCCGACGCTGGAATTCGGCGATCGTCTGTCCCGGGCGGGCGTGGAAACGTGGGTGCGCTTCGTGCTGGTGCCCGGGCTGACCGACGACGAGGCGAACGTGCGACTGGCCGCCCGCCACGTCGCAGCCTGGGGGAGCGTCTCGCGGGTCGAGGTGCTGCCCTTCCACCAGATGGGCCGGGACAAGTGGGCCAACCTCGGGCTCACCTACGAGCTGGAGGGTACGCAGCCCCCGACGCCCGAACTGCTGGAGCGGGTACGCGCTCAATTCCGCTCGGAGGGACTCACCGTCTACTGA
- the pflB gene encoding formate C-acetyltransferase, whose translation MSMPTHTDDSTAQAWAGFESGPWQDSVDVRDFIQRNYTPYEGDDSFLCGPTKRTCRVWQTIVDMFPKERERGVYDVDNTTISRIDAFEPGYINRDDTLIVGLQTDAPLKRAMIPNGGWRMVEQALETYGFEVDPMIREIFTVHRKTHNAGVFDVYPEQVRKARSSHIVTGLPDAYGRGRIIGDYRRVALYGVDRLIHERSLDKLALDGDWSTEEVIRTREEMAEQIRALQELKRMGASYGFDLGRPAVSAREAVQWLYFAYLGAVKEQNGAAMSLGRTSTFLDVFIERDLAAGTLTEEQAQELIDDFVIKLRIVRFLRTPDYDEIFSGDPTWVTESIGGVGEDGRPLVTKNSFRMLQTLHNLGPAPEPNMTVLWSDALPQGFKDYCARTSIQTSSVQYESDDLLRCTMGDDAGIACCVSGMAIGKQMQFFGARVNLAKALLYAINGGRDEKTGKQVAPPSEPVSGDELDYDDVMRRFDATMSWLARTYVDALNCIHYMHDKYAYERLEMALHDPDVIRTMACGIAGLSVTADSLSAIRFGKVKPVRDETGLVVDYEIEGDFPHFGNDDDRVDAIAVDLVSRFMEKVRAYPTYRNAIHTQSVLTITSNVMYGKYTGSTPDGRRAGEPFAPGANPMNGRDNHGMLASALSVAKLPFAEAQDGISLTNTIVPQGLGRTLGEQVSALSGLLDAYMGENGFHMNVNVLNRDTLYDAMENPQNYPQLTIRVSGYAVNFVRLTREQQLDVISRTFHERV comes from the coding sequence ATGAGCATGCCCACGCACACCGACGATTCGACCGCCCAAGCATGGGCGGGGTTCGAGTCCGGCCCGTGGCAAGACAGCGTGGATGTGCGCGACTTCATCCAGCGCAACTACACGCCCTACGAGGGTGACGACTCGTTCCTGTGCGGCCCGACGAAGCGCACGTGCCGCGTCTGGCAGACGATCGTCGACATGTTCCCGAAGGAGCGCGAGCGCGGCGTCTACGACGTCGACAACACGACGATCTCGCGCATCGACGCCTTCGAGCCCGGCTACATCAACCGGGACGACACCCTCATCGTCGGTCTCCAGACCGATGCGCCGCTCAAGCGCGCGATGATCCCCAACGGCGGGTGGCGCATGGTGGAACAGGCGCTGGAGACCTACGGTTTCGAGGTCGACCCGATGATCCGGGAGATCTTCACCGTGCACCGCAAGACCCACAACGCCGGCGTCTTCGATGTCTACCCCGAGCAGGTCCGCAAGGCGCGCAGCAGCCACATCGTCACGGGACTTCCCGACGCCTACGGGCGCGGCCGCATCATCGGCGACTATCGCCGCGTCGCCCTCTACGGCGTCGACCGACTCATCCACGAACGCTCCCTGGACAAGCTCGCCCTCGACGGCGACTGGTCCACGGAGGAGGTCATCCGCACGCGCGAGGAGATGGCTGAGCAGATCCGCGCCCTTCAGGAACTCAAGCGGATGGGCGCGAGCTACGGCTTCGACCTCGGACGCCCGGCGGTGTCGGCGCGAGAGGCGGTGCAGTGGCTGTACTTCGCCTATCTCGGGGCGGTCAAGGAGCAGAACGGCGCCGCGATGTCGCTCGGCCGGACCTCGACCTTCCTCGACGTCTTCATCGAGCGCGACCTGGCCGCGGGGACGCTCACCGAGGAGCAGGCGCAAGAACTCATCGACGACTTCGTCATCAAGCTGCGCATCGTCCGGTTCCTGCGCACTCCGGACTACGACGAGATCTTCTCGGGGGACCCGACGTGGGTGACCGAATCCATCGGCGGCGTCGGAGAGGACGGTCGCCCGCTCGTGACGAAGAACTCCTTCCGCATGCTGCAGACGCTGCACAACCTGGGACCGGCCCCCGAGCCGAACATGACGGTGCTGTGGAGCGACGCCCTCCCGCAGGGCTTCAAGGACTACTGTGCGCGCACCTCGATCCAGACCTCGTCGGTGCAGTACGAATCCGACGACCTGCTGCGGTGCACGATGGGCGACGACGCAGGGATCGCCTGCTGCGTGTCGGGGATGGCCATCGGCAAGCAGATGCAGTTCTTCGGGGCGAGAGTGAACCTCGCCAAGGCGCTGCTCTACGCCATCAACGGCGGCCGTGACGAAAAGACCGGCAAGCAGGTCGCGCCGCCCAGCGAACCGGTCTCGGGCGACGAACTCGACTACGACGACGTCATGCGCCGTTTTGACGCGACCATGTCCTGGCTTGCGCGCACCTACGTCGACGCACTCAACTGCATCCACTACATGCACGACAAGTACGCCTACGAGCGGCTCGAGATGGCGCTGCACGATCCGGACGTCATCCGGACCATGGCGTGCGGTATCGCGGGTCTATCGGTCACGGCCGACTCGCTCTCGGCGATCCGCTTCGGAAAGGTGAAGCCGGTCCGCGACGAGACGGGGTTGGTCGTCGACTACGAGATCGAGGGCGATTTCCCCCACTTCGGCAACGACGACGACAGGGTCGACGCGATCGCGGTGGACCTGGTGAGCCGGTTCATGGAGAAGGTTCGCGCGTACCCCACGTACCGCAACGCGATCCACACCCAATCCGTCCTCACGATCACCTCCAACGTCATGTACGGCAAGTACACCGGAAGCACCCCCGACGGGCGGCGTGCGGGGGAGCCCTTCGCGCCCGGAGCGAACCCGATGAACGGCCGGGACAACCACGGGATGCTGGCTTCGGCCCTGTCCGTCGCCAAGCTCCCCTTCGCTGAGGCGCAGGACGGCATCTCGCTGACCAACACCATCGTTCCGCAGGGACTCGGGCGGACGCTCGGCGAGCAGGTGTCGGCGCTCAGCGGACTCCTCGACGCCTACATGGGTGAGAACGGTTTCCACATGAACGTCAACGTGCTGAACCGCGACACCCTCTACGACGCCATGGAGAATCCGCAGAACTACCCGCAACTCACCATTCGCGTGTCCGGGTATGCGGTCAACTTCGTGCGCCTGACCCGCGAGCAGCAACTCGACGTCATCTCCCGGACGTTCCACGAGCGCGTGTGA
- the tuf gene encoding elongation factor Tu has protein sequence MAKAKFERTKPHCNIGTIGHVDHGKTTLTAAITKVLHDRYPEWNAVSAFDQIDKAPEERQRGITISIAHVEYQTEKRHYAHVDCPGHADYVKNMITGAAQMDGAILVVAATDGPMAQTHEHILLARQVGVPAMVVALNKCDMIDEGDADLIDLVEMELDEILSAQGFEDTKIVRVAAFPALQGDEKWADTIMDLMNAVDEYIPQPERDTDKPFLMPVEDVFTITGRGTVITGRIERGIVRTGDTVDIVGIREEKQSSTVTGVEMFRKILDEGRAGENVGLLLRGTKKEDVERGMVVIKPGSTTPHTDFEANVYVLDKNEGGRHKPFFSNYSPQFYFRTTDVTGVVQLPEGTEMVMPGDNTEMTVHLNKPIAMEENLKFAIREGGRTVGAGNVTKILK, from the coding sequence GTGGCAAAGGCCAAGTTTGAGCGGACTAAGCCGCACTGCAACATCGGCACCATTGGACACGTCGACCACGGCAAGACCACTCTGACCGCGGCGATCACCAAGGTGCTCCATGACCGTTACCCCGAGTGGAACGCCGTCTCGGCGTTCGACCAGATCGACAAGGCGCCCGAAGAGCGCCAGCGCGGCATCACGATCTCGATCGCGCACGTCGAGTACCAGACCGAGAAGCGCCACTACGCGCACGTTGACTGCCCCGGCCACGCCGACTACGTCAAGAACATGATCACCGGTGCCGCACAGATGGACGGCGCGATCCTCGTGGTCGCCGCCACCGACGGCCCGATGGCGCAGACCCACGAGCACATCCTCCTGGCTCGCCAGGTCGGCGTGCCCGCCATGGTCGTCGCCCTCAACAAGTGCGACATGATCGACGAGGGCGATGCCGACCTCATCGACCTGGTCGAGATGGAGCTCGACGAGATCCTCTCCGCCCAGGGCTTCGAGGACACCAAGATCGTGCGCGTCGCCGCCTTCCCCGCCCTCCAGGGCGACGAGAAGTGGGCCGACACCATCATGGACCTCATGAACGCTGTCGACGAGTACATCCCCCAGCCGGAGCGTGACACGGACAAGCCGTTCCTCATGCCCGTCGAGGACGTCTTCACGATCACCGGTCGTGGCACCGTCATCACCGGCCGTATCGAGCGCGGCATCGTCCGCACCGGCGACACCGTCGACATCGTGGGCATCCGCGAGGAGAAGCAGTCCTCGACCGTCACCGGCGTGGAGATGTTCCGCAAGATCCTCGACGAGGGTCGCGCTGGCGAGAACGTCGGTCTCCTGCTCCGCGGCACCAAGAAGGAAGACGTCGAGCGCGGCATGGTCGTCATCAAGCCGGGTTCGACCACCCCGCACACCGACTTCGAGGCCAACGTCTACGTGCTGGACAAGAATGAGGGTGGCCGTCACAAGCCGTTCTTCTCGAACTACTCGCCCCAGTTCTACTTCCGCACGACGGACGTGACTGGCGTTGTCCAGCTCCCCGAGGGCACCGAGATGGTCATGCCCGGCGACAACACCGAGATGACCGTTCACCTCAACAAGCCGATCGCCATGGAGGAGAACCTCAAGTTCGCCATCCGTGAGGGCGGCCGCACCGTCGGCGCCGGCAACGTCACCAAGATCCTCAAGTGA
- the rpsG gene encoding 30S ribosomal protein S7, with amino-acid sequence MPRKGPAPKRPVAIDPVYGSPLVSQLVSKILLDGKKTVAQSIVYDALEGTRAKTGVDPVQTLKRALDNVKPSIEVKSRRVGGATYQVPIEVKPGRQNTLAMRWLVSFSRARREKTMTERLMNEILDASNGLGASVKRREDTHKMAEANRAFAHYRW; translated from the coding sequence ATGCCTCGCAAGGGTCCAGCCCCGAAGCGCCCCGTCGCCATTGACCCGGTGTACGGCTCGCCGCTCGTCTCCCAGCTCGTGAGCAAGATCCTGCTCGACGGCAAGAAGACCGTCGCGCAGTCGATCGTCTACGACGCCCTTGAGGGCACCCGCGCCAAGACCGGCGTTGATCCCGTGCAGACGCTCAAGCGTGCGCTCGACAACGTCAAGCCCTCGATCGAGGTCAAGTCCCGCCGCGTCGGCGGCGCCACCTACCAGGTGCCGATCGAGGTGAAGCCTGGTCGTCAGAACACCCTGGCCATGCGCTGGCTGGTCTCGTTCTCGCGCGCTCGCCGCGAGAAGACGATGACCGAGCGTCTCATGAACGAGATCCTGGACGCGTCCAACGGTCTCGGTGCTTCGGTGAAGCGCCGTGAGGATACGCACAAGATGGCCGAGGCCAACCGCGCCTTCGCCCACTACCGCTGGTGA